In one window of Musa acuminata AAA Group cultivar baxijiao chromosome BXJ3-2, Cavendish_Baxijiao_AAA, whole genome shotgun sequence DNA:
- the LOC135630846 gene encoding nicotianamine synthase 3-like, translating into MGNQEEMLIQKISEIYGDISNLPSLCPSKEVDMLFTELVLTCIPPVSTDVSKLSKEVQDMRCKLIKLCGEAEGLMESHYSDMLACYDNPLDHFDLFPYYSNYLKLSQLEYTLLARYVPSSPPTRVAFVGSGPLPLSSFVLAARHMQEAQLHNYDLDAAANARARLLVRGDPDMAARMEFHTADILGVTHELRGYDVVFLAALVGISHDDKVRVIEHLAHHMAPGAVLVARSAHGARAFLYPVVDPAADLRGFEVLTVHHPTDEVINSVIIARKPHGGHAAGAAVMRPCKCCEMMQGFHHFGQGSIMEEITLEELPS; encoded by the coding sequence ATGGGCAACCAAGAAGAGATGCTAATCCAAAAGATTTCAGAGATCTATGGCGACATCTCAAATCTTCCCAGCCTGTGCCCGTCCAAGGAAGTGGACATGCTCTTCACGGAGCTGGTCCTCACATGCATCCCTCCAGTCTCCACTGATGTATCCAAGCTAAGCAAAGAGGTGCAAGACATGAGGTGCAAGCTCATCAAGCTCTGTGGAGAGGCCGAAGGCCTCATGGAGAGCCACTACTCTGATATGCTGGCTTGTTATGACAACCCTCTTGACCACTTCGACCTCTTCCCTTACTACTCCAATTATCTCAAGCTCAGCCAGTTGGAGTACACCCTCCTGGCGAGGTACGTGCCGAGCTCGCCGCCGACCCGGGTGGCGTTCGTTGGCTCCGGCCCTCTGCCGCTGAGCTCCTTCGTGCTGGCCGCGCGACACATGCAGGAAGCGCAGCTCCATAACTACGACCTGGACGCCGCGGCCAATGCTCGGGCTCGTCTCCTGGTGCGTGGCGACCCGGACATGGCCGCTCGCATGGAGTTCCACACGGCGGACATCCTCGGCGTCACCCACGAGCTGAGGGGCTACGACGTGGTGTTCCTGGCGGCGCTGGTGGGGATCAGCCACGACGACAAGGTCCGGGTGATCGAGCACCTCGCGCACCACATGGCCCCAGGCGCCGTCCTGGTGGCGCGAAGCGCGCACGGAGCCAGGGCCTTCCTGTACCCGGTGGTGGATCCGGCGGCTGACTTGAGAGGGTTCGAGGTGCTGACAGTGCACCACCCGACCGACGAGGTCATAAACTCGGTGATCATTGCGAGAAAGCCGCACGGCGGCCATGCGGCGGGTGCAGCGGTGATGAGGCCCTGCAAGTGCTGTGAGATGATGCAGGGTTTCCATCACTTCGGTCAAGGAAGCATCATGGAAGAGATTACACTGGAGGAGCTGCCCTCCTGA